The Falco biarmicus isolate bFalBia1 chromosome 1, bFalBia1.pri, whole genome shotgun sequence DNA segment ACCGGTGCCGGTTCCCCGGCGGCGGGATTGGCTGCAGTTCCGTGACGCGGCCCCGTTTTACCGGGGAGTGGGcgggtgtgtgtggtgttggAACCGCCGCGCAGAGCCGCCGGGATGAGCGCGGCCGAGGGCTGTCCCCGGTACCGGTGGGGCGGCGGCGAGGCGGTGCTGCGTGCCCGTGCCGAGGCTGCCGGGTACCGGAGGCTGCTGCGCGCCCGCGCCGCCGAGGTGGAGGCGCTGCGCGGGGCCGTGGGCGCGTTGCACCGGCAGCTGGAGGGGCTGCGGGACCGGCGCAGCGGGGAGCTGGCCAAGTACCAGGTGC contains these protein-coding regions:
- the LOC130143921 gene encoding alpha-internexin-like, with translation MSAAEGCPRYRWGGGEAVLRARAEAAGYRRLLRARAAEVEALRGAVGALHRQLEGLRDRRSGELAKYQERVAELEREIGEAEAEMARCLREYPALLRLRMALEAEIAAYREMLEGEELRLGCLAPP